A genomic stretch from Moraxella nasicaprae includes:
- a CDS encoding multidrug effflux MFS transporter — translation MTHSTNARQAPLPTLWILAMGLMVAIGPLSIDMYLPALPSMAAEFGVDVGSIAKSVPAYFVGLVFGQLFYGPFSDRVGRVKPMYLGMTIFIIASIICATTTNEYVLFAARTLQALGACVTAVVTRAAVRDSLSPVQSARAFSLMMLVMGVAPILAPTLGAAVLQVASWHMIFWFLTAYGVLNLILTKVFLKETLAPENRNTRPVRETFSQYLSLLQDKTFIIPAFSAGLLQGAFFIYLSISSELFMVNYGLSEQQFAIVFGANAFGFMALIQVNQFLTKKFRLVQLLRFGALMQLVFAVCLLGLGLIFGKQANFWLVFASIFLCIAGLGFTQPNAAAIALAFQKKRAGMASALQGALQFSVGIFGGLLIGLADVNAVAKLGTIITILVAMGTFLVYRLDPTLDLSKMD, via the coding sequence ATGACACACTCTACCAATGCTCGCCAAGCACCATTACCAACTTTGTGGATTTTGGCGATGGGCTTGATGGTCGCCATCGGTCCTTTATCGATTGATATGTATTTACCCGCCTTGCCTAGCATGGCGGCAGAGTTTGGGGTTGATGTGGGTAGTATCGCCAAATCTGTGCCAGCTTATTTTGTGGGATTAGTGTTTGGGCAGTTGTTTTATGGCCCGTTTAGCGATCGGGTGGGCAGGGTTAAGCCAATGTATCTTGGCATGACGATTTTTATCATTGCCTCCATCATCTGTGCGACCACGACGAATGAATATGTGTTGTTTGCTGCCCGTACTTTGCAGGCGTTGGGAGCGTGTGTGACGGCGGTGGTGACTCGGGCAGCGGTACGAGATTCTCTTAGCCCCGTCCAGTCTGCCAGAGCGTTTAGCTTGATGATGTTGGTGATGGGAGTTGCTCCAATTTTAGCCCCAACACTTGGAGCGGCAGTCCTGCAAGTGGCAAGTTGGCACATGATTTTTTGGTTTTTGACCGCTTATGGTGTGCTAAATCTGATTTTGACTAAGGTTTTTCTCAAAGAGACGCTCGCTCCTGAAAATCGCAACACTCGACCTGTGCGAGAGACTTTTTCGCAATACCTATCTTTATTGCAAGATAAGACCTTCATCATTCCTGCATTTTCAGCAGGCTTATTGCAAGGTGCATTTTTTATCTATTTATCGATTTCTAGTGAATTGTTTATGGTCAATTACGGGCTTTCTGAACAGCAGTTTGCCATCGTCTTTGGGGCAAATGCGTTTGGGTTCATGGCACTCATTCAGGTCAATCAATTTTTAACCAAAAAATTTCGCTTAGTGCAACTACTGCGTTTTGGGGCATTGATGCAGTTGGTCTTTGCTGTATGCTTGCTTGGGCTGGGCTTGATTTTTGGTAAGCAGGCGAATTTTTGGTTGGTATTTGCCAGTATCTTTTTATGCATTGCAGGCTTAGGATTTACCCAACCAAATGCTGCTGCCATCGCTTTGGCGTTTCAGAAAAAGCGAGCAGGCATGGCAAGTGCCTTGCAGGGGGCGTTGCAGTTTTCGGTGGGGATTTTTGGTGGATTGCTCATCGGCTTGGCTGATGTCAATGCTGTCGCCAAACTAGGTACAATCATCACGATTTTGGTGGCGATGGGTACTTTTTTGGTGTATCGCCTTGACCCAACATTGGACTTATCCAAGATGGATTAA
- a CDS encoding heme ABC transporter permease translates to MPNNTPKAAAKTGFFERLWQGFLTTVGTERFFHIFSPWVKWLAMIAGVLLTIGTIWGLGFAPPDYLQGNSYRIIFIHVPTASLAMSIYLAMAVLGVIFLVWKIKTANLVAQAIAPIGFVMCVLSLLTGSIWAKPTWGTYWVWDARLTSMLILAFLYAGVMALFTAFEHSTNKGKAAAILSIVGAVNLPIIKYSVEWWNTLHQGATFTVTNAPKMSASMWLPLLVMLLGMYFLVAALAIYRTNSLILGREYNKAWVLRKLTKPAEVSS, encoded by the coding sequence ATGCCAAATAATACCCCAAAAGCTGCCGCCAAGACAGGGTTTTTTGAGCGTTTGTGGCAGGGATTTTTGACAACTGTTGGCACAGAGCGATTTTTTCATATTTTTTCGCCATGGGTCAAATGGCTGGCGATGATTGCAGGCGTGCTATTGACCATTGGGACGATTTGGGGTTTGGGATTTGCACCCCCTGATTATCTGCAAGGCAATAGCTATCGCATCATTTTCATTCATGTGCCGACCGCCAGCCTTGCGATGTCTATCTATCTGGCGATGGCAGTGCTTGGCGTGATTTTTTTGGTTTGGAAAATCAAGACCGCCAATCTGGTCGCCCAAGCCATCGCTCCCATTGGGTTTGTGATGTGCGTGCTTAGTCTTTTGACGGGGTCGATTTGGGCAAAGCCGACTTGGGGTACTTATTGGGTGTGGGACGCACGATTGACTTCGATGTTGATTTTGGCGTTTTTATATGCTGGCGTGATGGCATTGTTTACCGCCTTTGAGCATAGCACCAACAAAGGCAAGGCGGCGGCGATTTTATCCATCGTGGGTGCGGTCAATTTGCCCATCATCAAATATTCGGTTGAATGGTGGAATACGCTACATCAAGGGGCGACTTTTACGGTGACCAATGCCCCAAAGATGAGTGCATCAATGTGGTTGCCTTTATTGGTAATGTTACTTGGTATGTATTTTTTGGTGGCGGCTTTGGCGATTTATCGCACCAATTCGCTGATTTTAGGCAGAGAATATAATAAGGCGTGGGTACTTCGTAAACTTACCAAGCCTGCGGAGGTGTCGTCATGA
- a CDS encoding UDP-N-acetylmuramoyl-L-alanyl-D-glutamate--2,6-diaminopimelate ligase: MTHSMTIKQIIEKAVNTQQTHAQALGADELLAWFAPILEQSVSEFCLDSRQATKDCAFVLLKSSSQDKQTASKRACEYIEMVKDKASVIISEFDAADLALSESQVPMVFVPKIRTVLGDLIAASLQLQSAVTLPKVIAVTGTNGKTTVSQLIAQLCQASGISAAIMGTAGNGKLGQLVQSANTTGDVLLVQKFLYQMGQAGVQVVALEASSHGLDQYRLQGVPVAVAVYTNLSHDHLDYHANMEEYRLAKARLFNPALFPTLQAGVVNADAQYALLDDEVDYPVYRYSWQQGDYVATSVEPSLDGVRIELQSPHGSMTLQSPLLGLFNVDNLLASVAAFASLYPQQVRHIPKMVQTLEGARGRMQRANSQTGSFIVDYAHTPDALVQVLSSLRKHCTGKLIAVFGCGGDRDKTKRPLMTRAGLDYADQVILTADNPRSEEPSAILSDMQQGLSCEEHYKILIEADRKKAIELAVSSAKASDIVVIAGKGHETYQEIKGVRHDFDDLAILNDLLKKYQK, from the coding sequence ATGACACACTCAATGACCATCAAACAAATCATCGAGAAAGCAGTAAACACCCAGCAGACGCACGCACAGGCTTTGGGTGCAGACGAGTTGTTGGCATGGTTTGCACCGATTTTGGAGCAGTCGGTCAGTGAGTTTTGTCTGGACAGTCGTCAGGCGACAAAAGACTGTGCATTTGTGCTACTTAAAAGCAGCAGTCAAGACAAACAGACCGCCAGCAAGCGAGCCTGTGAATATATTGAGATGGTCAAGGATAAAGCGAGTGTCATCATCAGCGAGTTTGATGCGGCTGATTTGGCATTATCAGAGAGTCAAGTGCCGATGGTTTTTGTGCCAAAGATTCGCACGGTGCTGGGTGATTTGATAGCCGCTTCTTTGCAATTACAATCTGCCGTGACTTTACCAAAAGTCATTGCCGTCACAGGCACGAATGGTAAGACAACCGTCAGTCAGCTCATCGCTCAGCTGTGTCAGGCATCAGGCATCTCTGCTGCCATCATGGGCACGGCTGGCAATGGTAAGCTAGGTCAGCTTGTCCAATCTGCCAACACCACAGGCGATGTGCTACTTGTCCAAAAATTTTTGTATCAGATGGGTCAGGCAGGTGTGCAAGTAGTGGCGTTAGAAGCCAGTTCGCATGGACTTGACCAGTATCGATTGCAAGGCGTGCCTGTGGCGGTGGCGGTTTATACCAATCTATCACACGACCATCTAGACTATCATGCCAACATGGAAGAGTATCGTTTGGCAAAGGCCAGATTGTTTAATCCAGCATTATTTCCCACCTTGCAAGCAGGCGTGGTCAATGCCGATGCACAATATGCTTTATTGGACGATGAGGTGGATTATCCTGTATATCGTTATTCTTGGCAACAGGGCGACTATGTGGCGACATCGGTTGAGCCAAGTTTGGACGGCGTACGCATTGAATTGCAATCGCCTCATGGGTCAATGACGCTACAAAGCCCACTGCTTGGCTTGTTTAATGTGGATAATCTACTAGCAAGCGTAGCGGCATTCGCCAGTTTGTATCCACAGCAGGTTCGACACATTCCCAAGATGGTGCAAACCCTAGAAGGAGCAAGGGGTAGAATGCAAAGAGCCAATTCCCAGACAGGGTCGTTCATTGTTGATTATGCACACACGCCCGATGCTTTGGTGCAGGTGCTATCCAGCTTACGCAAGCATTGCACTGGCAAGTTGATTGCTGTCTTTGGCTGTGGCGGTGACCGTGATAAAACCAAACGCCCATTGATGACCCGGGCAGGCTTAGACTATGCTGACCAAGTGATTTTGACCGCTGATAATCCAAGAAGCGAAGAGCCATCAGCCATTTTGTCGGACATGCAACAAGGATTAAGCTGCGAAGAGCATTACAAAATTCTTATAGAAGCAGATCGTAAAAAAGCGATAGAATTAGCAGTTAGTTCTGCCAAAGCGTCAGATATTGTAGTGATTGCAGGCAAGGGACATGAGACTTATCAAGAAATCAAAGGCGTAAGACATGACTTTGATGACTTGGCTATTTTAAATGATTTATTAAAAAAGTATCAAAAATAA
- the ccmE gene encoding cytochrome c maturation protein CcmE yields the protein MNVVRQKKMMWVMAVLLGAIVAVALILYAIRNQTDYYFDPTAISTGQAPEDKRIRAGGMVVAGSVKRDPSDQLNIQFQITDFKSVVPVTYRGVLPDLFAENSGVVATGKLQDGVFVASEVLAKHDENYMPPEVAKSLKTEHSERGTDVNNGQFVPATPMSEIDERNQSQ from the coding sequence ATGAATGTAGTACGACAAAAAAAGATGATGTGGGTAATGGCGGTGCTATTAGGGGCGATTGTTGCTGTTGCGTTGATTTTATACGCCATTCGCAACCAAACTGACTACTATTTTGACCCAACCGCCATCAGCACAGGACAAGCCCCTGAGGATAAACGCATTCGTGCAGGTGGTATGGTGGTGGCAGGTTCGGTCAAGCGTGACCCAAGCGACCAGCTTAATATCCAGTTTCAAATCACCGATTTCAAATCGGTTGTGCCTGTGACCTATCGTGGCGTATTGCCTGATTTGTTTGCTGAAAATTCAGGCGTGGTTGCCACAGGCAAACTTCAAGATGGTGTGTTTGTTGCCAGCGAAGTGCTTGCCAAACATGATGAAAACTACATGCCACCAGAAGTTGCCAAGTCTTTAAAAACCGAACACAGCGAGCGTGGCACAGATGTGAATAATGGGCAATTTGTGCCAGCAACGCCAATGAGTGAGATTGACGAACGAAATCAAAGCCAATAA
- a CDS encoding methionine ABC transporter permease, protein MFNEMYQDFLNELSPKMWEMVGTATYETLYMGLASTLLAVLIGLPLGFLAFLTDKGRILQNRTIFNLLDVIINVGRSVPFIILLIVLLPITRMLVGTTLGTTAAIVPLSIAAIPFFARLTANALVEIPTGLTEAAKSMGATHWQVVSKYYLPESLPIIINAITLTLVSLIGYSAMAGVVGGGGLGSLAINYGEHRNMIYVKWISTIIIVAIVMICQKIGDILAAKADHR, encoded by the coding sequence ATGTTTAATGAAATGTATCAAGATTTTCTGAACGAACTTAGCCCAAAAATGTGGGAAATGGTCGGTACTGCTACTTATGAAACGCTGTACATGGGGCTGGCATCAACCCTGCTGGCGGTGTTGATTGGCTTGCCACTTGGATTTTTGGCATTTTTGACGGATAAAGGTCGCATTTTGCAAAACCGCACCATCTTTAACCTTCTTGATGTCATCATCAATGTCGGTCGGTCAGTGCCATTCATCATTTTGCTGATTGTCTTATTGCCTATCACTCGTATGCTGGTTGGCACAACACTTGGCACGACAGCCGCCATCGTACCACTAAGTATCGCTGCCATTCCATTTTTTGCCAGATTAACCGCCAACGCTTTGGTTGAGATTCCCACAGGTCTGACCGAAGCCGCCAAATCAATGGGGGCAACGCATTGGCAAGTGGTCAGTAAATATTATCTGCCAGAAAGTCTGCCCATCATCATCAATGCCATCACTTTGACGCTGGTGTCGCTCATCGGTTATTCAGCGATGGCAGGTGTTGTCGGTGGTGGCGGTCTGGGTAGTCTTGCCATCAATTATGGTGAGCATCGCAATATGATTTATGTCAAATGGATTAGCACCATCATCATTGTCGCCATCGTGATGATTTGCCAAAAAATCGGTGATATCCTAGCAGCAAAAGCAGACCATCGCTAG
- a CDS encoding glutathionylspermidine synthase family protein — MKRIQVTPRPNWQDEMSRIGFDYHSIDGNYWQEDACYLFDEQEIDTLESTTETLHAMYMQAVGQVVKSGDYARLGINDTAATLIERSFARQEMSLYGRFDLCFDGKNPPKLYEYNADTPTSLFEASVAQWYWLQAQTGELANADQFNSIHERLLVQFGALKAQSLGEFFLHFTAVSRSDEDRITTQYLQDVAIQAGLATDYLDIGAIGWRQHDLNFTDTQDRVIRHLFKLYPWEWLLAEEFGQHIASSQTNFIEPAYKLLMSNKALLAVLWEMFPNHPNLLPASLNPNELGGQVVKKPFFSREGANIHLQYGNTTLNTTGDYGNEGFVYQATHPLPAFTNNHGQTVYAVIGSWIVGNGAAGIGVREDDTLITKDTSLFVPHAFL; from the coding sequence ATGAAACGCATTCAAGTAACACCTCGTCCAAATTGGCAAGATGAAATGAGTCGAATTGGCTTTGATTATCACAGTATTGATGGTAATTATTGGCAAGAAGATGCCTGCTATCTGTTTGATGAGCAAGAAATTGATACCCTAGAAAGCACCACCGAAACCTTGCACGCCATGTACATGCAAGCAGTAGGACAAGTGGTCAAATCTGGCGACTATGCCAGACTTGGTATCAATGATACTGCCGCCACGCTGATTGAACGCAGTTTTGCTCGTCAAGAAATGAGCCTATACGGACGATTTGATTTATGCTTTGATGGCAAAAATCCCCCCAAGCTCTACGAGTATAATGCTGACACGCCAACCTCTTTGTTCGAGGCAAGTGTCGCTCAGTGGTATTGGTTGCAAGCTCAGACAGGAGAGCTTGCCAATGCCGACCAGTTTAACAGCATTCACGAGCGACTTTTGGTACAGTTTGGTGCATTAAAAGCACAAAGTTTGGGGGAGTTTTTCTTACATTTTACTGCCGTCAGCCGTAGTGATGAAGACCGCATTACCACCCAATACTTACAAGATGTTGCCATTCAAGCAGGATTGGCGACTGATTATCTGGACATTGGGGCGATTGGCTGGCGACAACATGACCTAAACTTTACCGACACCCAAGATAGGGTCATTCGCCATCTGTTTAAACTTTATCCTTGGGAGTGGCTGCTTGCCGAAGAGTTTGGGCAGCATATCGCCAGCAGTCAAACCAACTTTATCGAGCCTGCCTACAAGCTACTGATGAGCAACAAGGCTCTGCTGGCGGTACTATGGGAGATGTTCCCTAACCACCCCAATCTATTGCCCGCCAGTCTTAATCCCAACGAGCTGGGCGGTCAGGTTGTCAAAAAACCTTTCTTTTCTCGTGAAGGGGCAAATATTCATTTGCAATATGGCAACACCACGCTCAATACAACAGGCGACTATGGCAATGAAGGTTTTGTTTATCAAGCCACCCATCCTCTACCAGCATTCACCAACAATCACGGACAGACTGTCTATGCCGTCATCGGTAGCTGGATTGTCGGCAATGGTGCAGCTGGTATTGGCGTGCGAGAAGATGACACACTCATCACCAAAGACACCAGCCTGTTTGTGCCACACGCTTTTTTGTGA
- the ccmD gene encoding heme exporter protein CcmD: MTPYFQSIQAFLAMGGHGFYVWLCYAIVFVAVFALIMYARIERRQVLARLGRQHQSRLTNKQRKQQSS, encoded by the coding sequence ATGACCCCATATTTTCAAAGCATACAAGCGTTTTTGGCGATGGGTGGGCATGGTTTTTATGTCTGGCTGTGCTATGCCATCGTTTTTGTGGCGGTGTTTGCATTGATTATGTATGCCAGAATCGAAAGACGGCAGGTGCTGGCACGATTAGGCAGACAGCACCAATCACGCCTAACCAATAAACAACGCAAACAACAATCAAGCTGA
- the mraY gene encoding phospho-N-acetylmuramoyl-pentapeptide-transferase → MLYWLLQQTDLAISSLTLRSLFAVITAFLIVLFGGKPVINYLRTLKYGQAVRDDGPKTHLAKQGTPTMGGVLILAAIGVATLLWADLSNPYVWILMVVMVIFGAVGWADDWLKIKHKNPQGLIARKKYFWLSVGSLFAGISLYYLATKQDATTMMAMQDMLIPMFKDLTIPLSAIPLGLGFIVATYFVLAGSSNAVNLTDGLDGLVIFPVVLVAAGLGVFAYISGTPNYADYMHVPFITYNAEVTIVCASIIGAGLGFLWYNAAPADVFMGDVGALSLGGMLGTMAVMTRQELAFAIMGGIFVAEALSVILQVGSYRLRKKRIFLMAPLHHHFEEKGLKETKVVARFYIVCIILVVLGLMTLKLR, encoded by the coding sequence ATGCTTTATTGGTTGTTGCAACAAACCGACTTGGCGATTAGCTCATTGACTTTACGGTCGCTTTTTGCCGTAATTACTGCCTTTTTAATCGTGCTGTTTGGTGGCAAGCCTGTCATCAATTATCTGCGTACGCTCAAATATGGGCAAGCAGTGCGTGATGATGGCCCTAAGACGCATTTGGCAAAACAGGGAACGCCAACGATGGGTGGTGTGCTGATTTTGGCTGCCATCGGTGTGGCGACTTTGTTATGGGCGGATTTGTCCAATCCTTATGTATGGATTTTGATGGTCGTGATGGTCATTTTTGGGGCAGTTGGTTGGGCTGATGATTGGCTAAAAATCAAGCATAAAAATCCACAAGGTCTGATTGCTCGTAAAAAATATTTTTGGCTATCGGTTGGCTCGTTATTTGCAGGCATTTCATTGTATTATCTTGCCACCAAGCAAGACGCAACCACGATGATGGCGATGCAGGACATGCTCATTCCGATGTTTAAGGATTTGACGATTCCGCTCTCTGCCATTCCGCTTGGGTTGGGCTTTATTGTGGCAACCTATTTTGTACTGGCAGGCTCGTCCAATGCGGTCAATCTGACCGATGGCTTGGACGGCTTGGTGATTTTTCCTGTGGTGTTGGTTGCGGCAGGCTTGGGAGTGTTTGCCTATATTTCTGGCACGCCAAATTATGCAGATTATATGCATGTTCCTTTCATTACTTATAATGCCGAAGTCACGATTGTCTGTGCCTCCATCATTGGTGCAGGCTTAGGATTTTTGTGGTACAACGCTGCTCCTGCCGATGTATTTATGGGCGATGTTGGGGCGTTGTCATTGGGTGGTATGCTGGGTACGATGGCGGTGATGACCCGTCAAGAACTCGCCTTTGCCATCATGGGCGGTATTTTTGTGGCGGAGGCTTTGTCGGTCATCTTGCAAGTAGGCTCGTATCGTCTGCGTAAAAAACGCATTTTCTTGATGGCACCATTGCACCATCATTTTGAAGAAAAAGGTCTTAAAGAAACCAAAGTGGTGGCTCGTTTTTATATCGTGTGTATCATTTTGGTGGTGCTTGGCTTGATGACGCTCAAATTACGCTGA
- a CDS encoding MetQ/NlpA family lipoprotein, whose product MQLTKLFGICAIVSGLALAGCGNDKKAEQPAADTPAAQSIKVGVMSGPEHAVAEVAAKVAKEKYNLDVTYVEFNDYALPNTAVSKGDLDANAMQHKPYLDKDKAEKHLDNLAIVGNTFVYPLAGYSKKIKNISELADGATVAVPNDPSNLARALILLEKQGLIKLKDNNNLFSTSLDIIENPKNLKIQEVDTSVAARALDDVDLAVVNNTYAGQVGLNATEHGIFIEDKDSPYVNIIVARTDNQDSEAVQNFVKAYQSDEVEAEAKKLFKEGGVVKGW is encoded by the coding sequence ATGCAATTAACAAAATTATTTGGTATCTGTGCCATCGTGTCAGGCTTGGCATTGGCTGGCTGTGGTAATGATAAAAAAGCAGAACAACCTGCCGCTGATACTCCTGCTGCCCAAAGCATCAAAGTGGGCGTGATGAGCGGTCCTGAACACGCTGTTGCCGAAGTGGCTGCCAAAGTCGCCAAAGAAAAATATAACCTTGATGTGACTTATGTCGAATTTAACGACTATGCCCTGCCAAACACCGCCGTTTCCAAAGGCGATTTAGACGCTAACGCCATGCAGCATAAGCCATATCTGGACAAAGATAAAGCCGAAAAACACCTAGACAACCTTGCCATCGTGGGCAATACTTTTGTCTATCCATTGGCAGGCTATTCAAAGAAAATCAAAAACATCTCAGAATTGGCTGATGGTGCGACTGTGGCTGTGCCAAACGACCCATCAAACCTAGCTCGTGCATTGATTTTGCTTGAAAAACAAGGCTTGATTAAACTAAAAGATAACAACAACCTATTCTCAACTTCACTGGACATCATCGAAAATCCAAAAAATCTAAAAATCCAAGAAGTGGATACTTCTGTTGCCGCTCGTGCCTTGGACGATGTGGATTTGGCAGTGGTTAATAACACCTATGCAGGTCAAGTTGGTCTAAATGCTACTGAGCATGGTATTTTTATCGAAGATAAAGATTCACCTTATGTGAACATCATTGTGGCTCGTACCGACAACCAAGATTCAGAAGCGGTTCAAAATTTCGTCAAGGCCTATCAGTCTGATGAAGTAGAAGCCGAAGCCAAAAAGCTGTTTAAAGAAGGCGGCGTGGTAAAAGGCTGGTAA
- a CDS encoding UDP-N-acetylmuramoyl-tripeptide--D-alanyl-D-alanine ligase — MTTLTAYTWHSDSLAAATNGSWHQLPKPISSTNIITDTRKIEAGDVFLAIRGDKFDAHDFVQTAKDAGAVAAIVERVVACDIPQLVVADSKLALGDLGRYRRDAHPDLTVVALTGSSGKTTTKEMIGAIFGQLAPTLMTHGNLNNDLGVPMMLLRLSDEHRFAVMELGANHLGEIAYTASMVRPDVACVLNIGTAHLGEFGGRENIARAKSEIYTALSQDGVAVLPFGDEFVDLLTNEAGKFTQKQLSFGERLVGLDEADLTQEDRQMLSQEGVEQVLLMGDVFADDTECLATHSTFSLNIQDDDKIQSALIKLPFIGEHNIINALAAATACHALGVSIEQIKSGLEQAVAPKGRLTRLSFGEHTLIDDTYNANPTSMIAAAKVLEGEMGQKILVLGDIFELGDAADDEHFKLGEALATLALDAVLTVGKHMEQTAIAINQTRLIAKHFADKAALFAHLTQLLNQQSTVLFKGSRGMQMESLIADLTKDKE; from the coding sequence ATGACCACACTCACCGCCTATACTTGGCATTCAGACAGTCTGGCTGCTGCAACCAATGGCTCTTGGCATCAACTGCCTAAGCCCATCAGTAGCACCAATATCATCACCGACACTCGCAAGATTGAGGCTGGCGATGTGTTTTTGGCGATTCGTGGCGATAAGTTTGATGCACACGATTTTGTGCAGACTGCCAAAGATGCTGGTGCGGTGGCAGCGATTGTCGAGCGAGTGGTGGCGTGTGACATTCCTCAATTAGTGGTGGCAGACAGTAAACTTGCCCTAGGCGATTTGGGCAGATATCGCCGTGATGCACACCCTGATTTGACGGTGGTGGCATTGACAGGTTCAAGTGGCAAAACCACCACCAAAGAGATGATTGGGGCGATTTTTGGGCAACTTGCTCCAACGCTGATGACGCATGGCAATCTGAATAATGATTTGGGCGTGCCAATGATGCTACTTCGTTTATCAGACGAGCATCGTTTTGCCGTGATGGAGCTTGGAGCAAACCATTTGGGCGAGATTGCTTATACCGCCAGCATGGTGCGTCCTGATGTGGCGTGTGTGCTTAATATTGGCACGGCTCATTTGGGCGAATTTGGTGGGCGAGAAAATATTGCTCGTGCCAAATCAGAAATCTATACTGCACTAAGCCAAGATGGTGTGGCGGTGTTGCCATTTGGCGATGAGTTTGTTGATTTACTTACCAATGAAGCTGGCAAATTTACCCAAAAGCAACTGAGTTTTGGCGAACGATTGGTCGGTCTTGATGAAGCTGACCTAACCCAAGAAGACCGCCAGATGCTAAGTCAAGAGGGTGTTGAGCAGGTGCTATTGATGGGCGATGTGTTTGCTGATGATACCGAATGTTTAGCGACACACAGCACTTTTAGCCTAAATATCCAAGACGATGACAAGATTCAAAGTGCATTGATTAAACTACCGTTCATTGGCGAGCATAACATCATCAATGCGTTGGCGGCTGCCACTGCTTGTCATGCACTTGGCGTGTCGATTGAGCAGATTAAATCAGGCTTGGAGCAGGCAGTTGCTCCAAAAGGTCGATTGACCCGTCTAAGTTTTGGCGAGCATACGCTGATTGATGATACTTATAATGCCAACCCAACCTCAATGATTGCTGCTGCCAAAGTATTGGAAGGTGAAATGGGGCAAAAAATTTTGGTATTAGGCGATATTTTTGAGCTGGGCGATGCTGCCGATGATGAGCATTTTAAGCTGGGAGAGGCATTGGCGACATTGGCATTGGATGCTGTTTTGACGGTAGGTAAGCACATGGAGCAAACAGCCATTGCCATCAATCAAACACGCCTCATTGCTAAGCATTTTGCTGATAAAGCTGCCTTATTTGCCCATTTAACACAGTTGCTCAATCAGCAATCTACGGTACTATTTAAAGGTTCTCGTGGCATGCAAATGGAAAGTTTGATTGCCGATTTGACAAAAGACAAAGAATAA